The Hyla sarda isolate aHylSar1 chromosome 2, aHylSar1.hap1, whole genome shotgun sequence genome includes the window gtgattggttgctatgggcaaatcactcTAGTTTGGGCCTAATTCCTAAACTTGAGTGGATTAAGTCTCATATTGTCCTTTCTTCCAGAGACATAAATTATCAAGCATTTTGTGCAATTTCTTGTACCTGATATTAGTGAAAGGTAGGGACTGCTGCAGTGTCCTTCCTACTACCTGAGTCATTGAGTTATCATGATACATTATTCTTTCAATTGTAGGAAGGTGCCTTTGTATAGTTGTCCCTCAAACTTATTTTTTGTTGCTAactttatatatttattcttgTGTTTTCCTACAGGCTGACCAGTGCACAGGTCTTCAGGGTTTCCTGGTCTTCCACAGCTTCGGTGGTGGCACTGGTTCTGGCTTCACCTCTCTGCTGATGGAACGTCTCTCTGTTGATTATGGAAAGAAGTCTAAGCTGGAATTCTCCATCTACCCAGCTCCCCAAGTGTCCACTGCTGTTGTTGAGCCCTACAACTCCATCCTCACCACTCACACCACCCTTGAGCACTCTGACTGTGCTTTCATGGTAGACAATGAGGCCATCTATGACATCTGCCGTAGAAATCTAGACATTGAGCGCCCAACTTACACCAACTTGAATCGCCTTATTAGTCAGATAGTGTCCTCTATTACAGCTTCTCTTAGATTCGATGGAGCCCTGAATGTAGATCTGACAGAGTTCCAGACTAACTTGGTGCCCTATCCTCGTATCCACTTCCCTCTTGCCACCTATGCCCCAGTTATCTCAGCAGAGAAAGCTTACCATGAGCAGCTTTCTGTGGCTGAGATCACAAATGCTTGCTTTGAGCCAGCCAACCAGATGGTGAAATGTGACCCTCGTCATGGTAAATACATGGCTTGCTGCCTGTTGTACCGTGGTGATGTGGTGCCCAAAGATGTAAATGCAGCTATTGCCACCATCAAGACAAAGCGTAGCATCCAGTTTGTGGACTGGTGTCCAACTGGTTTTAAGGTTGGTATCAACTATCAGCCACCAACTGTGGTTCCAGGTGGGGATCTGGCCAAGGTACAGCGCGCTGTGTGCATGCTGAGCAACACCACTGCTATTGCCGAGGCCTGGGCAAGACTGGACCATAAGTTTGACCTTATGTATGCCAAGCGTGCCTTTGTGCACTGGTATGTAGGTGAGGGTATGGAGGAGGGAGAGTTCTCTGAGGCCCGTGAGGACATGGCTGCCCTAGAGAAGGACTATGAAGAAGTTGGTGTAGACTCTATTGAgggtgaaggtgaggaggaaggtGAAGAATATTAAACCAGATCTTGCTACTTTACAGGCATTTGTTTTACCCATCAGAATACAGCTAACACAGAAGCTTTTTAATCTTTATTGCCCAAACTTGCAAATGGTTTGACAGATGCAGGTATGACAATCCGTTTTTAGTTATTAAGGCAATTTGCAATCATGTCATTGTTCCATCAGTGTAACTGTATCAGATCTGGATTAAAATAAGAAACAAAACCTTGTGTTCTGATTTTTGGGTTGAATAATGATGGGCATCAGAACTGTACCTTGATACATTTAACATCTGGTCTCAATTGTGTGAAAAATGGAATCCAGTGTCAGGTGAATAACTGAAACATTCTctaaaggagatatatatatattttcttctcCTGAGATCTGTTTCCATCCTTTGGTCACGCATAAGGTGAGAGCAAGGACTACTGATAAAAATAGTCTCATTATAtttcaaacaattttttttcattccaGAAAATGTTATTGGTTTTAAACATTCCAAAAATTGTACAGACAAGCAAGAATGCAATGTCATATACACTACAAAGAGTTTACAGACATTTTGATATACAAATTTAGCAACATCATGAAGATCAAAGCGTCTTCTGCTTAAGAAAGAAAACAGCACAACAtaaagtgaaaaatgtaaaacagTTGTATACACAGCATCAACAGTGAATAGAACAGCATTGTCCCCCCTAATCACAGGGGCACAGAAAAGGGAGAGTAGAACACAGCCAAAAAAATAATGGAGCTCAATCAGCAACTATTGTCCGCTAAAACTACTATGTTTCGGATAGTGAGGAGTCGACATCCATGAGTTCCAGCGTTTGAGAAATGTATCATGTGTGTTAGAAGCCAAAGAAAACGACTTTTCATAGTCACAGATGAGGTTCAAGAGGTTGACAACTTCAAAGAGGGAGGGAATTTTATCTGTTTTCCAGTGTCTAACTATCTGCAATTTAGTTGCCATGTATAAATGGGCAATAGGGTATCTAAGATCAGGAGGTATTGTGTCAAAATTCATGAGAAAGAGGACTGTTTCGGGGGTCAGTGTGCTCGGGGACCGCAGCATTCTAGTGGTCAGTAACTCAACCCCTTTCCAAAGTTCTGCAAGTCGGGGGCAGTCCCACAAAGTGTGTAGTAAAGAGCCCACCTCCCCACACCCTCGCCAGCACAGATTAGAACATGCATTATCCATGATATGTAACCTGGAGGGTGTGTAGTACCATCTAAAGATGGTCTTGGTCACTGCTTCTTGATGGTTAGTCAATCTAAATAACTTGCGGGAGTATTCCAATGCTTGGGTCCATTGCTCCAGTGTAAACTCCCTACCCAAATCGGCCTCCCACCTTATCATGTAGTGATGTTTGGATATGGTACATTTATCCTGTAAGATATTATAGAAGGTGATACCCTTCTTGGAGTCACTATTGAGATATGTGAGGACATCTCTTGGTATAGGGTGCTGTAAGGAGAAATCTCTAGTCAACAAACTGCGTAGTTGTAGACCCTTGTAGAATTCTTTATGGGGA containing:
- the TUBA1B gene encoding tubulin alpha-1B chain; amino-acid sequence: MRECISIHVGQAGVQIGNACWELYCLEHGIQPDGQMPSDKTIGGGDDSFNTFFSETGAGKHVPRAVFVDLEPTVIDEVRTGTYRQLFHPEQLITGKEDAANNYARGHYTIGKEIIDLVLDRIRKLADQCTGLQGFLVFHSFGGGTGSGFTSLLMERLSVDYGKKSKLEFSIYPAPQVSTAVVEPYNSILTTHTTLEHSDCAFMVDNEAIYDICRRNLDIERPTYTNLNRLISQIVSSITASLRFDGALNVDLTEFQTNLVPYPRIHFPLATYAPVISAEKAYHEQLSVAEITNACFEPANQMVKCDPRHGKYMACCLLYRGDVVPKDVNAAIATIKTKRSIQFVDWCPTGFKVGINYQPPTVVPGGDLAKVQRAVCMLSNTTAIAEAWARLDHKFDLMYAKRAFVHWYVGEGMEEGEFSEAREDMAALEKDYEEVGVDSIEGEGEEEGEEY